The following proteins come from a genomic window of Nothobranchius furzeri strain GRZ-AD chromosome 1, NfurGRZ-RIMD1, whole genome shotgun sequence:
- the LOC107374640 gene encoding histone H4: protein MSGRGKGGKGLGKGGAKRHRKVLRDNIQGITKPAIRRLARRGGVKRISGLIYEETRGVLKVFLENVIRDAVTYTEHAKRKTVTAMDVVYALKRQGRTLYGFGG, encoded by the coding sequence ATGTCTGGAAGAGGCAAGGGAGGCAAGGGACTTGGAAAAGGAGGCGCCAAGCGTCATCGTAAGGTTCTCCGTGATAACATCCAGGGTATCACCAAGCCTGCCATCCGCCGTCTGGCTCGCCGTGGTGGAGTCAAACGTATCTCTGGTCTCATCTATGAGGAGACCCGCGGGGTGCTCAAGGTGTTTCTGGAGAACGTCATCCGTGATGCAGTCACCTACACCGAGCATGCCAAGAGGAAGACTGTAACTGCCATGGATGTAGTGTACGCTTTGAAGAGGCAGGGACGTACTCTGTACGGCTTCGGAGGTTAA
- the tprkb gene encoding EKC/KEOPS complex subunit TPRKB isoform X3: MHLTRVLELYPDTRVTQILYKDVKNAAELRRKAMEGNINGALVNPTMLVGPFQVLVAANKAVHLQTTGKMKTKTLNAEIIFNLSPTNNISEAFKRFGISDGDHSILVVVVHKSDEVQFVSDISAMVDGQQLPVDDVSSLSDFNKIKKEEKCGPLLDAVVCRMAIKDVL, from the exons atgcACCTTACTCGTGTGCTGGAACTGTATCCCGATACCAGAGTGACACAAATACTTTATAAGGATGTCAAAAATGCAGCAGAGTTGAGACGAAAAGCCATGGAGGGCAACATAAACGGTGCTCTGGTCAACCCCACGATG CTAGTTGGTCCTTTCCAAGTGTTGGTGGCTGCAAACAAAGCTGTCCATCTACAGACAACTGGGAAAATGAAGACAAAAACTTTAAACGCAGAAATAATCTTCAATCTCTCACCTACTAATAAT ATCTCAGAGGCTTTTAAAAGATTTGGCATCTCAGATGGTGATCACTCCATCCTAGTGGTTGTGGTTCACAAGAGTGATGAAGTACAGTTTGTGTCAGACATCAGCGCAATGGTGGATGGACAGCAGCTTCCAGTGGATGATGTGTCCTCGCTGTCTGACTTCAACAAGATCAAAAAG GAGGAGAAATGTGGGCCTCTGCTTGATGCAGTCGTATGCAGAATGGCCATCAAGGATGTTTTATAA
- the LOC139061557 gene encoding histone H3: MARTKQTARKSTGGKAPRKQLATKAARKSAPATGGVKKPHRYRPGTVALREIRRYQKSTELLIRKLPFQRLVREIAQDFKTDLRFQSSAVMALQEASEAYLVGLFEDTNLCAIHAKRVTIMPKDIQLARRIRGERA, from the coding sequence ATGGCTAGAACCAAGCAGACCGCTCGCAAATCTACAGGTGGCAAAGCCCCCAGGAAGCAGCTGGCCACCAAGGCAGCCAGGAAGAGTGCTCCGGCTACCGGCGGTGTGAAGAAGCCTCACCGTTACAGGCCCGGTACCGTGGCTCTCCGAGAGATCCGTCGTTATCAGAAATCCACTGAGCTGCTCATCCGTAAATTGCCCTTCCAGCGCCTAGTCAGAGAAATCGCTCAAGACTTCAAGACCGACCTGCGCTTCCAAAGCTCCGCCGTCATGGCTCTGCAGGAGGCCAGTGAGGCTTACCTGGTGGGCCTGTTCGAGGACACCAACCTGTGCGCCATCCACGCTAAGCGGGTCACCATCATGCCTAAAGACATCCAACTGGCCCGCCGCATCCGTGGAGAGCGAGCATAA
- the LOC107382380 gene encoding histone H2A-like: MIRDALKNTGQKPSGRGKTGGKARAKAKTRSSRAGLQWAIGLVHRLLRKGNYAERVSAGAPVYLAAVLEYLTAEILELARNAARDNKKTRIIPRHLQLAVRNDEELSKLLGGVTIAQGGVLPNIQAVLLPKKTEKPAKTK, translated from the exons ATGATCAGAGATGCACTAAAGAACACGGGACAGAAACC GAGTGGTCGTGGTAAAACCGGAGGCAAGGCCAGAGCTAAGGCCAAGACCCGCTCCTCCCGTGCCGGGCTCCAGTGGGCCat tggccttGTTCACAGGCTGCTGCGTAAAGGTAACTATGCAGAGCGTGTCAGTGCAGGCGCCCCGGTCTACCTGGCTGCTGTGCTGGAGTATCTGACGGCTGAGATTCTCGAGCTGGCTAGAAACGCCGCCCGAGACAACAAGAAGACAAGGATCATCCCCCGTCACCTGCAGCTGGCTGTCCGCAACGACGAGGAGCTCAGCAAGCTGCTGGGTGGAGTCACCATTGCTCAGGGTGGTGTGCTGCCTAACATCCAGGCTGTGCTGCTGCCCAAGAAGACCGAGAAGCCCGCCAAGACCAAGTAA
- the tprkb gene encoding EKC/KEOPS complex subunit TPRKB isoform X1, with amino-acid sequence MHLTRVLELYPDTRVTQILYKDVKNAAELRRKAMEGNINGALVNPTMLVGPFQVLVAANKAVHLQTTGKMKTKTLNAEIIFNLSPTNNISEAFKRFGISDGDHSILVVVVHKSDEVQFVSDISAMVDGQQLPVDDVSSLSDFNKIKKLFKITPQEEKCGPLLDAVVCRMAIKDVL; translated from the exons atgcACCTTACTCGTGTGCTGGAACTGTATCCCGATACCAGAGTGACACAAATACTTTATAAGGATGTCAAAAATGCAGCAGAGTTGAGACGAAAAGCCATGGAGGGCAACATAAACGGTGCTCTGGTCAACCCCACGATG CTAGTTGGTCCTTTCCAAGTGTTGGTGGCTGCAAACAAAGCTGTCCATCTACAGACAACTGGGAAAATGAAGACAAAAACTTTAAACGCAGAAATAATCTTCAATCTCTCACCTACTAATAAT ATCTCAGAGGCTTTTAAAAGATTTGGCATCTCAGATGGTGATCACTCCATCCTAGTGGTTGTGGTTCACAAGAGTGATGAAGTACAGTTTGTGTCAGACATCAGCGCAATGGTGGATGGACAGCAGCTTCCAGTGGATGATGTGTCCTCGCTGTCTGACTTCAACAAGATCAAAAAG CTGTTTAAAATCACCCCTCAGGAGGAGAAATGTGGGCCTCTGCTTGATGCAGTCGTATGCAGAATGGCCATCAAGGATGTTTTATAA
- the LOC129162979 gene encoding histone H2B 1/2, which translates to MPEPAKSAPKKGSKKAVTKTAGKGGKKRKRTRKESYAIYVYKVLKQVHPDTGISSKAMSIMNSFVNDIFERIASEASRLAHYNKRSTITSREIQTAVRLLLPGELAKHAVSEGTKAVTKYTSSK; encoded by the coding sequence ATGCCTGAACCTGCCAAGTCTGCGCCCAAGAAGGGCTCCAAGAAAGCGGTGACCAAAACCGCTGGCAAGGGAggaaagaagaggaagaggaccaGGAAGGAGAGCTATGCCATCTACGTGTACAAGGTGCTGAAGCAGGTCCACCCCGACACCGGCATCTCGTCCAAGGCCATGAGCATCATGAACTCGTTCGTTAACGACATTTTTGAACGCATCGCTTCTGAGGCTTCTCGTCTGGCGCACTACAACAAGCGCTCCACCATTACCTCCAGGGAGATTCAGACCGCTGTCCGCCTCTTGCTGCCTGGTGAGCTGGCTAAGCACGCTGTTTCTGAGGGCACCAAGGCTGTTACCAAGTACACCAGCTCCAAGTAA
- the LOC107383783 gene encoding histone H1: MAEIAPAPAAAPAKAAKKKSAKPKKAGPSVGELIVKTVAASKERSGVSAAALKKALAAGGYDVDKNKARVKTAIKSLVSKGTLVQTKGVGASGSFKMSKKVETKAKKPAKKAVAPKAKKPAAKKPAAAKKPKKAAAAAKKPAAAKKSPKKVKKPAAAKKPAKSPKKATKSPKKVVKKAPAAKKVPAKKAAKPKSKKAAPKKK, encoded by the coding sequence ATGGCAGAAATTGCTCCAGCTCCCGCCGCCGCTCCGGCCAAAGCAGCCAAGAAGAAGAGCGCCAAGCCGAAGAAGGCTGGTCCCAGCGTCGGTGAGCTGATCGTGAAAACTGTGGCCGCGTCCAAGGAGCGCAGCGGTGTGTCTGCTGCTGCCCTCAAGAAGGCTCTGGCTGCTGGAGGATACGATGTGGACAAGAACAAAGCCCGCGTCAAGACCGCCATCAAGAGCCTTGTGTCCAAAGGCACCCTGGTCCAGACTAAGGGAGTCGGTGCCTCCGGGTCGTTCAAGATGAGCAAAAAGGTGGAGACTAAAGCCAAGAAGCCCGCAAAGAAAGCCGTGGCTCCCAAAGCTAAGAAGCCCGCAGCCAAGAAACCCGCAGCGGCCAAGAAGCCCAagaaagctgcagcagcagccaaGAAGCCCGCAGCTGCTAAGAAGTCCCCCAAGAAGGTCAAGAAGCCCGCAGCGGCCAAGAAGCCAGCCAAGAGCCCCAAGAAAGCCACCAAGAGCCCCAAGAAGGTGGTGAAAAAGGCTCCTGCAGCCAAGAAGGTTCCAGCTAAGAAGGCAGCCAAACCCAAATCCAAGAAGGCAGCTCCCAAGAAGAAGTGA
- the LOC107383791 gene encoding histone H2A-like yields the protein MSGRGKTGGKARAKAKTRSSRAGLQFPVGRVHRLLRKGNYAERVGAGAPVYLAAVLEYLTAEILELAGNAARDNKKTRIIPRHLQLAVRNDEELNKLLGGVTIAQGGVLPNIQAVLLPKKTEKPAKTK from the coding sequence ATGAGTGGTCGTGGTAAAACCGGAGGCAAGGCCAGAGCTAAGGCCAAGACTCGCTCCTCCCGTGCCGGGCTCCAGTTCCCAGTGGGCCGTGTTCACAGGCTGCTTCGTAAAGGTAACTATGCAGAGCGTGTCGGTGCAGGCGCCCCGGTCTACCTGGCTGCTGTGCTAGAATATCTGACGGCTGAGATCCTGGAGCTGGCTGGAAACGCCGCCCGCGACAACAAGAAGACTAGGATCATCCCCCGTCATCTGCAGCTGGCTGTCCGCAACGACGAGGAGCTCAACAAGCTGCTGGGTGGAGTCACCATTGCTCAGGGTGGTGTGCTGCCTAACATCCAGGCTGTGCTGCTGCCCAAGAAGACCGAGAAGCCCGCCAAGACCAAGTAA
- the LOC107383748 gene encoding histone H4 has product MSGRGKGGKGLGKGGAKRHRKVLRDNIQGITKPAIRRLARRGGVKRISGLIYEETRGVLKVFLENVIRDAVTYTEHAKRKTVTAMDVVYALKRQGRTLYGFGG; this is encoded by the coding sequence ATGTCTGGAAGAGGCAAGGGAGGCAAGGGACTCGGAAAAGGAGGCGCCAAGCGTCATCGTAAGGTTCTCCGTGATAACATCCAGGGTATCACCAAGCCTGCCATCCGCCGTCTGGCTCGCCGTGGTGGAGTCAAACGTATCTCTGGTCTCATCTATGAGGAGACCCGCGGGGTGCTCAAGGTGTTTCTGGAGAACGTCATCCGTGATGCAGTCACCTACACCGAGCATGCCAAGAGGAAGACTGTAACTGCCATGGATGTAGTGTACGCTTTGAAGAGGCAGGGACGCACTCTGTACGGCTTCGGAGGTTAA
- the tprkb gene encoding EKC/KEOPS complex subunit TPRKB isoform X2, translating to MLNGSICFQQRVTQILYKDVKNAAELRRKAMEGNINGALVNPTMLVGPFQVLVAANKAVHLQTTGKMKTKTLNAEIIFNLSPTNNISEAFKRFGISDGDHSILVVVVHKSDEVQFVSDISAMVDGQQLPVDDVSSLSDFNKIKKLFKITPQEEKCGPLLDAVVCRMAIKDVL from the exons ATGCTAAACGGAAGTATTTGTTTTCAACAACG AGTGACACAAATACTTTATAAGGATGTCAAAAATGCAGCAGAGTTGAGACGAAAAGCCATGGAGGGCAACATAAACGGTGCTCTGGTCAACCCCACGATG CTAGTTGGTCCTTTCCAAGTGTTGGTGGCTGCAAACAAAGCTGTCCATCTACAGACAACTGGGAAAATGAAGACAAAAACTTTAAACGCAGAAATAATCTTCAATCTCTCACCTACTAATAAT ATCTCAGAGGCTTTTAAAAGATTTGGCATCTCAGATGGTGATCACTCCATCCTAGTGGTTGTGGTTCACAAGAGTGATGAAGTACAGTTTGTGTCAGACATCAGCGCAATGGTGGATGGACAGCAGCTTCCAGTGGATGATGTGTCCTCGCTGTCTGACTTCAACAAGATCAAAAAG CTGTTTAAAATCACCCCTCAGGAGGAGAAATGTGGGCCTCTGCTTGATGCAGTCGTATGCAGAATGGCCATCAAGGATGTTTTATAA
- the LOC107383761 gene encoding histone H4, with protein sequence MSGRGKGGKGLGKGGAKRHRKVLRDNIQGITKPAIRRLARRGGVKRISGLIYEETRGVLKVFLENVIRDAVTYTEHAKRKTVTAMDVVYALKRQGRTLYGFGG encoded by the coding sequence ATGTCTGGAAGAGGCAAGGGAGGCAAGGGACTCGGAAAAGGAGGCGCCAAGCGTCATCGTAAGGTTCTCCGTGATAACATCCAGGGTATCACCAAGCCTGCCATCCGCCGTCTGGCTCGCCGTGGTGGAGTCAAACGTATCTCTGGTCTTATCTATGAGGAGACCCGCGGGGTGCTCAAGGTGTTTCTGGAGAACGTCATCCGTGATGCAGTCACCTACACCGAGCATGCCAAGAGGAAGACTGTAACTGCCATGGATGTAGTGTACGCTCTGAAGAGGCAGGGACGCACTCTGTATGGCTTCGGAGGTTAA
- the LOC107383741 gene encoding histone H2B 1/2: MPEPAKSAPKKGSKKAVTKTAGKGGKKRKRTRKESYAIYVYKVLKQVHPDTGISSKAMSIMNSFVNDIFERIASEASRLAHYNKRSTITSREIQTAVRLLLPGELAKHAVSEGTKAVTKYTSSK, from the coding sequence ATGCCTGAACCTGCCAAGTCTGCGCCCAAGAAGGGCTCCAAGAAAGCGGTGACCAAAACCGCTGGCAAGGGAggaaagaagaggaagaggaccaGGAAGGAGAGCTATGCCATCTACGTGTACAAGGTGCTGAAGCAGGTCCACCCCGACACCGGGATCTCGTCCAAGGCTATGAGCATTATGAACTCGTTCGTTAACGACATCTTTGAACGCATCGCTTCTGAGGCTTCTCGTCTGGCGCACTACAACAAGCGCTCCACCATTACCTCCAGGGAGATTCAGACCGCTGTCCGCCTCTTGCTGCCTGGTGAGCTGGCTAAGCACGCTGTTTCTGAGGGCACCAAGGCTGTTACCAAGTACACCAGCTCCAAGTAA
- the alg10 gene encoding dol-P-Glc:Glc(2)Man(9)GlcNAc(2)-PP-Dol alpha-1,2-glucosyltransferase, producing MEKFEGYIFTALCSTNFLISCLVFSKITREQREPYMDEIFHIPQAQKYCHGKFNEWDPMITTPPGLYLISVGIIKPVVWLADLTGDIVCSATMLRFINLHFNCGNLYVIYLLICKLHFREKTRTTSRRVLSALSLSTFPVLYFFNFLYYTDAGSTFFILFAYLMMLYGCHKASALLGVCSLLFRQTNIIWVAFCAGTLVAAKMDEAWRTEHTKKRDEKSLPSQVPLSFSGAKKVISFALEFFSSPSHVKAVMLVAWPYAAVGVGFLVFVILNDGIVVGDRTSHEACLNFPQLFYFFSFSLFFSLPVSLSYHRMLRFLQALRKQPYIFLLIMAVSLLLVWKFTFVHKYLLADNRHFPFYVWKKVFQRHEFVRFLLVPAYVFAGWNFLDSFKSRSLLWMLAYLVCLVAATVPQKLLEFRYFIVPYLMYRLHMPLPSLPRLLLEFLLYAAINTVTIYIFITKTFQWPDSTATQRFMW from the exons ATGGAGAAATTTGAAGGGTACATCTTCACTGCCCTCTGCAGCACCAACTTCTTGATATCCTGTTTGGTGTTTTCTAAAATCACCCGAGAGCAGAGGGAGCCGTACATGGACGAGATCTTTCACATTCCGCAAGCTCAGAAATACTGCCATGGGAAATTTAACGAG TGGGACCCGATGATCACCACCCCACCAGGCCTTTACCTGATCTCCGTGGGCATCATAAAGCCTGTGGTGTGGCTTGCCGACCTGACGGGTGACATCGTATGTTCTGCTACTATGTTGCGCTTCATCAACCTGCATTTCAACTGTGGCAATCTCTATGTGATCTACCTGCTCATCTGCAAGCTGCACTTCAGGGAGAAG ACAAGAACAACCTCTCGTCGAGTCCTATCAGCGCTGTCTCTGTCCACCTTCCCTGTGCTCTATTTCTTCAACTTTCTCTACTACACTGACGCCGGATCGACCTTCTTCATCCTCTTCGCGTACCTCATGATGCTCTACGGCTGCCACAAGGCCTCAGCGCTGCTCGGTGTCTGCTCCTTGCTGTTCCGTCAGACCAATATCATCTGGGTGGCTTTCTGCGCAGGCACGCTGGTGGCCGCCAAAATGGATGAAGCCTGGAGGACAGAGCACACAAAAAAGAGGGATGAGAAGTCTCTTCCCTCCCAAGTTCCACTGTCGTTTAGTGGAGCGAAGAAAGTAATATCCTTCGCTTTGGAGTTCTTCTCCTCGCCCAGTCACGTGAAGGCGGTGATGCTGGTGGCCTGGCCCTATGCGGCGGTGGGCGTCGGTTTTCTGGTGTTTGTGATTCTGAATGATGGGATAGTGGTTGGCGACAGGACGAGCCACGAAGCTTGCCTCAACTTCCCCCAGCTCTTCTATTTCTTCTCTTTCTCCCTCTTCTTCTCTCTCCCTGTATCGCTAAGTTACCATCGCATGCTCCGCTTCCTCCAGGCTCTGAGGAAACAGCCAtacatcttcctcctcatcaTGGCCGTCTCTCTGCTCCTTGTGTGGAAGTTCACTTTTGTTCACAAGTACCTCCTCGCAGACAACCGCCACTTCCCCTTCTACGTATGGAAAAAGGTTTTCCAGAGGCACGAATTTGTGCGCTTCCTCCTTGTCCCCGCCTACGTCTTCGCCGGGTGGAACTTCCTGGACTCCTTTAAGTCGCGCTCTCTTCTCTGGATGCTGGCGTACCTCGTGTGCCTTGTGGCCGCCACAGTTCCCCAGAAGCTCCTGGAGTTCAGATACTTCATCGTTCCGTACCTGATGTATCGTCTGCATATGCCTCTCCCATCACTCCCTCGTCTCCTGCTGGAGTTCCTGCTGTACGCTGCCATAAACACTGTCACCATTTACATTTTTATCACCAAGACCTTCCAGTGGCCAGACAGCACGGCCACTCAGAGGTTCATGTGGTAA
- the tprkb gene encoding EKC/KEOPS complex subunit TPRKB isoform X4: MRVTQILYKDVKNAAELRRKAMEGNINGALVNPTMLVGPFQVLVAANKAVHLQTTGKMKTKTLNAEIIFNLSPTNNISEAFKRFGISDGDHSILVVVVHKSDEVQFVSDISAMVDGQQLPVDDVSSLSDFNKIKKLFKITPQEEKCGPLLDAVVCRMAIKDVL, encoded by the exons ATGAG AGTGACACAAATACTTTATAAGGATGTCAAAAATGCAGCAGAGTTGAGACGAAAAGCCATGGAGGGCAACATAAACGGTGCTCTGGTCAACCCCACGATG CTAGTTGGTCCTTTCCAAGTGTTGGTGGCTGCAAACAAAGCTGTCCATCTACAGACAACTGGGAAAATGAAGACAAAAACTTTAAACGCAGAAATAATCTTCAATCTCTCACCTACTAATAAT ATCTCAGAGGCTTTTAAAAGATTTGGCATCTCAGATGGTGATCACTCCATCCTAGTGGTTGTGGTTCACAAGAGTGATGAAGTACAGTTTGTGTCAGACATCAGCGCAATGGTGGATGGACAGCAGCTTCCAGTGGATGATGTGTCCTCGCTGTCTGACTTCAACAAGATCAAAAAG CTGTTTAAAATCACCCCTCAGGAGGAGAAATGTGGGCCTCTGCTTGATGCAGTCGTATGCAGAATGGCCATCAAGGATGTTTTATAA